Genomic DNA from Panthera uncia isolate 11264 chromosome E3, Puncia_PCG_1.0, whole genome shotgun sequence:
TCTGGAGCTATTAATGGTTCTGTGTGTTTCCACTGCTAAATCACCAGTTCCAGGAGGCTCACATCTCATGTGCCTCATTCACCACTGTGCTCCCAGCACCAGACACAGTagctgttcaataaatacttgttaaatggaaaagaagagaggcAGAGTCTGAACTAATGATTTTGCAGGTCAATACAGCCCTCATCACAATGAGGTGTAACTTGCCAACATGGGACAAAACTTTGTCAGACTTGCTCGAGAGGCGTACATGACATCCcaatgaaggagaaaaacttCAACCTGAAGTGAAGTTCAGGATATAATTTCCCAAAAGACAGTAAAAAACAGTTTGCACCACTTGGATAAGAGACGTGAGGAGCTGTGCTCTCTggaaactcaaaataaatcaggCATTGCCTTGCTTCTGTTTGacaacaaatgtaaagaaaatgggTCAAAGTGCCTTTCTGCACCCTATCACTCTACCACTCCCTCCTCAAAGCCCTTCAGTGAGGAAAGACGAATGCATCCTCCAATGGGATCTCCCTCCACTTGGCGATCCTGAAAGGTCCTACACCTTCCAGCACCTTCCTTTCGTAAAAAAGGTGCATCCTTACTGTGCCAGGGTCTCCTGGCGATGCTGAGTTTTCTGATGACGATTGAGGATGGACCTCTGGTTGAAGCTCCTCCCGCAGGCTGGACAGTGGTAGGGCTTCTCCCCAGTGTGGATCCTCTGGTGTCTGACCAATCGCTCCCCTTTACTGAACCGCTTCCCACACACCTGGCACCCATACGGCTTCTCCCCGGTGTGGGCTCGCCGGTGCACAGCCAGATTTGCGTTCCTGCTGAAGCTCTTGCCGCACTCACAAGTGTAGGGCTTCTCCCCTGTGTGAGTTCTCCGATGCACCTGCAGATGCTGCCTCCGGCTAAAGCTTTTCCAGCAGTCACCACACTTGTAAGGCTTCTCCCCTGTGTGACTCCTCTGGTGGACCTCGAGGTGGTGCCTCTGACTGAACGTTTTCCAGCACTCACTGCACACATAGGGTCTCTTTCCCAGGTGGGTTCTCTGGTGCTTCATGAGGTACTCTCTCAAGGTGAACCCCTTCCCACACTCGACACACCCATAGGATTTCTCTTCTTCATGGGTTCGCTGGTGTCTGACAAGATTTGAGCTCCGACTGAAGCCTTTTCCACACTCGGGGCACTGAAAAGGCTTCCAAAAGGAGCTGTGGGTCTTGAGGTCATCGGGCAGGGGTATGACACCATGCTGAGGAGGAGGCGGCCCTGGCATGTTTCCCACAGAGCTACTGGGCTCCTGCTCACAGGTTCTTCCAAGCTCAGGGCTCTGGAGCGTGGCTTCCCCAAACCTCTCTGCCGTCACCCGAGCAAGCGACCCCTTGAGGTCTGCCTGCTGGGTTTTAGACTCTTTTTCCTTGCTCCCAATGCCTACAGGACAAAGGAGATACAAGCTAATTCTGTAGCAGTTATGAAAGTAAAGTTCTAGGTTAGAACTTGGCTTCTAAAGATGTCCCATtaacagttctttctttttccctttgaccAATAACCTCAATACAGTTTTCTTTCATGGACTCTAAAACCAGACTTCACTTTACCTTTTCCCACTTTGTTActgactgaatgtttgtgtcttccccaaattcataggttgaaaacCTAAGCTCCAACGTGATGATATCAGGAGATGGGCTGTTCAGGAAGTTATAAGGTACAGTCATTAGGGTGGAGCCCCCATGATGggatcagtgtccttataaaaagaggaagggaaaccaGAGCTCTTAGCACAGAAATCATGTGAGCATGATCCCTCATGATGGGAGAGGCAAAGACACAGGATAGATCCCTCAATCCCACAATCTCACTCTgtctgccatgtgaagacagtgAGGTGGCAGCCAGGTGCAAGCCAGGAGGAGGGCGCTCTCCAGACGCTGAATCTATAGgaaccttgatcttgaacttctcagcctccagaactcggagaaataaatgtttgttgttttaagccactggcctataatattctattgtagcAACCTGAGCTAAAACTCTCCATATCTTTTTACAGAATAGTCTGCCAAATCTTAATGTGCTCTCAGTTAATTTTCTAACTCAGACTTGTATTTCCTTCTAAATCTAACTCAATGATTTCCTTGAAGAAACATTCCCTGCTTACTCTCTTAGCTATGTCTCTTCACATTTATACTGAATTAGCACTTTGTTTATTGTGCACTTATTTATACACGACCTTGTTGAaaatgccattttacattcctcaAGGTGTTCTCCCTGCCCTAGAGATTATAAACCTATTCCAGCTTATTCCAGGTGGGCTACTTGGGAATTCTCCATAGCCTCCATACACTTGCTCAGCACATGGTCCCTGCCCCCGTTCCTCCCTCCACCTAACCAGATTTTATTAATCTGGCTCTCCTGGGAGACTGTCACAGGCTTACTAACTACTGGACGAATGAATGAATCCGGTCTGTCACTGACTTCTACCAGACTGAAATGCACGTGAATGCTGCTGAAATGCCTCAACCCTCCTAGTTCTTTCTCTGATCCCTGTTTCACTCTCTCTAAATTAACAGAACAATTGTTTACAGAACAGGCTGAAGGGAAGGTGAACAAAAGGGAAGGCCCTAGGAAGCAAAAGAgccaagacagaaaaaaagagaggaggggtACCTGGCTCAGTCAatatagcatgtgactcttgatctcagggctgtgagctcaagccccacattgggtatagaaattacttaaaaataaaatcttaaaaaaaaaaaaaaaaaaaaaaaaaggagagagaaagagacaaaaatgacAAGCAGCACTTAGGCACAGAAAGGGTCCTTTCAGGTAAGGCcgttaaaacacaaaaagaaaaacatcacatGCCTAATCTAAACAAATATGAAGGACACAGCTGTCACCTCTGACAGATTCTTCTATAAACTTTCCATGAAAGTAAAGATGCACAAAACATAACTGTAGAATTCAAAGAATTTTCATAATGAACACAACTATATAAAAAGCATCCAGTTCAAGAAACTACCAGTATCCAGAAAGCCCTCTCCCAGGCCCTCCAGTGACTATATTCTGCCGCCCCCTGGCTAACATGCTATTCAAACTTTTATCAGCATAAAGTACTTTTACCTGGTCTTGAACTTTGTGTAGTGGATTCAAATACTGTTTCTGGATGCTTCCGCTCATTATTATCCTTGTAAGATTCACCCATATTATGGAATGTAGCTATAATTACACTATGTTCTTTTTCATTGGTATGACACTGTCAGAATATATTGTAATCTATTTATGAACTTGACTGATATTCATTTGGGTAATTTCCAGTTTTCAGGTGTTACGAATAGTAAAACTGACACTAAATGCAATGCACGAGTCTTAGCTGGACCCTGGGGAGATGTGAGTATGTGCTAGGTATTATGTATCATAGAATTCTAGTTTCTCAGGCCTAATCCAAAACAGCTATCAATGCAGGAGCCACAAGTACATGGGAATAAATCACAGGAAGACCTGAAGGTTGAGACAGCCAGTAGACAGTATGCGTGGGAAATGGACCTTGGCCCACCCAGACTCCGCATAAATGCTTATGGAAGTGCTTGGGTTGTTTGAAACAGTGAGAACAGCACAAGAATACAACCAGAGTCTCTAGAACAGTCAGATGGCAGGGACAGGGGGCGGGGCAGGTATAAAAATCCTCTGGAATAAGAGGGCAGAATCATTCCAACACACAGCAGCATCACCAGCAGAGGGTCCCTGGGGGCATCAAGGCACTAGAATATTGGTATCCCCACCATCTCAGCTGTGTTGCAAGAGGTCCTGAACCGCATGGTTATGTCTGAAGGTTTCCACATCCTCTACTATCTACAGAAGTCTTATATCTCAGaacgcctggatggcttagtcgattaagcgtccaacttctgctctggtcatgatctcacagttcataggttcaagccccatgtcgggctctgtactgacagctcagagcctggagcctgcttcgaattctgtgtctccctttctctctgcccctccccccactcccactctgtctctgtctctctctctcaaaaacaaataaacattttttaataattgtttttaataaaaaaagaagtcttacaTCTCTTTGTAACACATGTTGGCATCCTTTGGCCACTCACATCACTGCCATGGTGTGACAACTTTGTCCTGGACCCAGGTCTCCTGAGCCCCTCCTCTAGGACCCCTTACACTACTCCATACTGATCATTATTCCGTGCATTTGGACTCTTCATATGAACTGCTAAGATCGCAAAGGCAAGGGACTTTAACTCTTCATAGTGACTGGCAGAGTACTGGCCAcaataccaaataaatatttttgggtgaataaatgaatgttgacTGACTCATAAAGGAATAATATTTGTATAGCTAATAAAAGTATCTAACACTATCATATTCACCAAATGCTAAGATTtatcatctcacttaatcctcacgaCGCCATGAAAGCTCTGTGAATGTCCCCATTTTGCGACTGAAGAAACGGAAGCCCAGAAAGGTCAcagtaagtggtggagccaggaccAGTTCTCTCATGCACTAAAGGCAGTACAGTGATACTCTCATTTATCCCTCAACATATTTCAAGATGGAAAAATGCCAGATGGGGTGGAGTCAGGACAGATGAGCAGTCAGCACATACTCAAAAAgttatgaaaagaaaagcagagggaacagaggaaaGGGTTGTTCCCACTCacgtttcttttcctctccctctccaaccTGCAGAGATACCACCACTCCGGCAGTCTCCAGCCCCTGCAGTGTCCTCCCCGGCTTCCCCGCCAGGGCCTCTCCCTGTACTTCACCAGGCtcactcttcctccttctcttgctGCTCCTCCTCCTGTGAGCACTTTCCATATGCATCATGGTCTCACCCTTCCAGCTCCAACCCCAGGTAAAACCTGGCCACCACCTGAGACAGACCCAGCCCAGGCTCTGCTTGCTCTGTGACAGGGGCCCACATCGAGCAGCTGGGCATTCTCTGTACACACGCCTGGTGCTCCGAAGGCTTCCCTACCGTTAGTCCTGCCCCAACACAAAGCTGCAAAGTTAGAGCCAGTGCCTGAGCGACACTCAATAAATCCCTGCTGAGGGAACGAGACACAAGATCGTCTTTTGCTTTCAAGCCTGCGTGGGTACTCTTCAGTCAGAGACAGAATAGGTGCTCCAGGAATCCTAATGACCAACCTGTCTCATCACAGCCAGTACAACTACCTTGTGTTTTCTTGCCCCCTCGCTGGTTCCTCTCCCAACAAGAAAGCACATGCCCAGCTCCTTAAACCCTGGGTCCACACTCTTTCCTTGGACCCATTTACTTGCCTTCTTTTGTTGGTAGCACCAGGTTCTGAAATCTGGGGCAAGGGCAAGAACTCCAACCTGTAACTTTCACAACTCCTCAGTTTCTTACCTTTGGGATGGAAACAGTCTTACCTGGAGGTGAGACCCCACAGTCCTGGGGTTCCACATATTCCCCAAAACAGTCTATCTGGGCTGGGGTCACATGTCTCCATTCCTCCTCAGGGAAGGCCAGAGTCATATCTTTAAATGGTCCCAACCCCTGAAACAACAGAAGAGTGCTATGGATAAAGAAATAATCCCAAGGTAGGAAGAGTCTAAAAGCGGAAGCAAACACAGGGATAATACTCTAGGGAAGAACAGAGCAAGAAGGCAGAAGGAACCAGAACCCTAGATGGTCTTGGGGGCACAAGTCCCTACCTCTTGATAGTTTAATGACAGGGAAATAATGGACTTGTCTGAGCTACTATATTTCCGAGTCTCTGCTGCAGACACCTAGGTTGTACCCTAACAACCACAACACCTAATTCCCGCTTTTCAATTGCCTCCACTCAATCCTCAAGCTTGATCAAGACCCAGAGttatttatcccttcatctaAAACTGATCTTCCCTCAAAGGGAAGTAAATATTTGGGCAGGCCTTGTCTTAAGAACAAtactgtattaaaataaattcagtattgggcgcctgggtggctcagtaagttaagcaactgacttcagttcagatcatgatctcacagtcgtgggtttgagtcccacatcaggctctgagctgacagtgcaaagcctgcttcagattatgtctccctctctctctgtccctcccctgcttgtgcacacgcacattctctgtctctctctaaaataaacatttaaaaaaatagtaataaaataaaataaattcactaTCATCCACAACACCATGAAGAACTATTATGGCAAAAGAGAGGgtctggaaaaattaaaacatgctaTCATCCTTCATCTCCTCCAAAACACATGCTAGGGAAACAGGAACAGGAAATGGTACAGGCATAAAACTTGCCCAAACAGTGCTTTAGCTAGACCAGATTTGAGTCATCATTTTTTTCTGGCAAACGACCCCTTTCCTTCTACCTTCCTTCTATAAGGACTCTTCACTTTAAAACTCACTgtctctgggacacctgggtggctcagttggttaagcatccaactcttgattgcagctcaggtcatgatctcatgattcatgtgttcgagccccacatcgagccctGCGCTGGACTCCACACTGAATGcagaatcctgcttgggattctcaatctctccctctctctctgccccttccctgctctctctctctctctcaaaataaaaaacaaaacactcactGTCCCCTTCAAAAAGGTGCCACACTGGAAATCTCCCACCTCCCTGGTAACATTCAACACAGAGTAGACATGACAAGAGTGCCCCAACTGTGCTCATTACCCCCATTTGTGGCaggcaaagaagtcaaacaagGCCACATCTTGGTGTAGTCGGGGTAGAGGCCAGAGGGAACACTCTGCTCAGTGTTCCAGGGAGTCTCCAACCCTGAGTCAGCTACATTCCTGCTGATGCGGGAGgaggagaggatcccaaggaaaAGCAGCAGCAAAAGTATCCATAAAGATGATCTACAAAGGGTATTGATTTCCTGATCGACCACCACTGCCTAGATCAGGCTTATGGGGTTTCTATCAAGAATGTCTTCCTCCTCAGTAAAAAGTAATAcagagtcaattaaaaaaaaaagtcacagagcaATAAAATCAACTGAATTGAGCCTCATGCCTGGGCCCTAAGGCATAAGGCTCAACTCAACAAATCAGGATGACAAAGTGGAGAAAACAAAGCTATCATATCCATCAGAACAAGAAAGGTACAATAATTCAACTTGTGGGCGGCGCTTTGTTGTGCAGGGAAACTTTGGGGAATCTCATTCAAAGCAACGTCAGAAAGGCAGAAGTACAGCTCACCTGGGGTCCAGCTGAAAGGAACCCAGCTGCCATCTCTTGGTCTCTGGTGTTCACTGGAGGGAGGCCAGAACCAGCCTGAAGAACTGGCAGAGctaagcaaagggggaaaaaaagcatgagAAAGATTAGTGCTGTCTTGTAGTTAGCTTGTTCAAAGGTGTCCACTGCCTGACACACAGAACCCAGAAACCTTAAGGAGCCTCCACACAGACCTACCCTCTTCTCAACTGGGCAGATGGTCTCAACCCAATGTACCCTGGCCCTTGAAGGCTATTCATGTTCTCTGGTCACACTCTGGGAATAACCCTCTTTGAGATTCAGTAACACAATGAAGTCATACATTACTTTTAGGGATATGGTTTGTCTGCCCCCTTAAAAAATCCCCCTATATGTCACCTGCATATTTCCAGGAGGTTTCTAGAAGGGAtgtgagggaaagaagagaagaaatggtaAGAGAGCACAATCCCAGATATCCCCTGCAAAAATCAGAGAGTCAAGGTATAGAAAACAATTTCACTTCATCTGTTTCCTACTAAAGTCAAGGAAGTAATCAGGAAAACTCCTAATTACAGCTCACAGATAACTTATTTATCAACTGCTGGGCTTGTAAAGGAGGGTCACAAAGCACAGTTTTCTGCATCCTTACTTCTTTACTGTTCGCATCTTACCCTGCTCCTGGAAGGCTTGTGTCCCAGCTCCAGGGTCTTGACTGAGTTGCTCCTCAGTGCCTTGGTCTAGGCCTTGAACTCCTTCCCCATGGGGCATCCCCCACTCAGGCTTGACCTCCACTGGCCCCAGGTGAACACCTGGTTCCCAAGGGCCTCTGCAAAGTGCTGTCTCCTCCCGTTCTCCCTGCACGAGGCATGGAACCTAAGAACAGTCCCCAAACACCTGTTAGAATGAGGCCTGGGTGAGGGAGTTGAATTAAAAcctaaaaagagaacaaagaaaaggacCATTCCAACTGCAAGAGGAGGACAAAGCCGGCTCAGCTCTTCCCCAGGACATCAGTGAGAAGGTGAAAAAGAGGTTAACCTCACTTTATCAGGCTCCGAGCAACTGTTATGTGTCCCTGCCCTTTTACAAGGgtccctcctgcctgcctcaaTACTGACCAAATTCCACCAGGAATAATATCACAGAGAGACTAAATATTGTTTGGTTGACAACTTTAGCCCAAAATGCTCCCTACTAGGAAATCCCCCAATTATAAATgctgaaagtaaaaaatacaaagccTTGATTCAGCAGTGAATTAGCTAGTGAGAAAAACTTGCTCTATAAACAGCGAGGAAAATCAGGACAACTCACACTGTGATACACTCACAAAAACAGGCCCTTCTTGGTCTACTTTTAAGCTCCTGAattgggaataaaaaaataattcttaggaTTACAGAGGAAGTCACGAATAACTGCAgtaggaaaaggaagaataaactgAAGAAAGATGATGACTTGCAAGCAAAACAGTAATGTTCAGTCCTACTCTTTTCTTTCCCAGCCAACAATAAGGTGACTATACCACAGAATGACAAACATGTGGCCAGAGTCCCAAGGAAGCATCTGAGATGCAGTTACTTGGTGTCACCAGAACACCACCACAGAACCACTAATGTGAGCCACTTGAGCCAACGTCCCAGATATCGAAACAGCACTGTTTAGACAATGCTTCTTAATAATAATATTCACCCAATTGGAATTCCCCACTTTCCACATGCATCTCTGCCCAAAGAGAAGGAGTCTATGAGGGATCTTCAAATTGGTCATGACTACCTTCTTTGGGCCTGGGGCTCACAAAGGAAATATGGCCAGGCCTTTGTCCTGATGACCAGAAAGGAAGCTAACAGCTCTTCTACAGGCCCCTGCATCTTCCTTGGGAATGGCTTCTCATGCTGAAAACTCCACTGCCCTCCAAAAAGTACCTCAGGGAGTCTGGGAGCAGATGAAGGAGACTGTACACCTCATCTACTCCCACTGCTTCTTCAAACCTTTCAATTCTTTAAATGTCCCcttcccttggggcgcctgggtggctcagtcggttaggcggccgacttcggctcaggtcatgatcttgcggtccgtgagttctagccccacgtcgggctctgtgctgacagctcagagcctggagcctgcttcatattctgtgtctccctctctgaccctcccctgttcatgctctgtctctccctgtctcaaaaataaataaacgttaaaaaaaaattaaaaaaaaaaaatgtccccttCCCATACCGACAAAACAAGACCCAGATACCCCCTTCTCACCCACCGCCTTGGCCTCCAACGTTCTCTCTGTGAAGTCCTCCACCATGGCCACAAGAGCTTTGCCACTCTCCAAGCCATGCTCCCGAATCCAGGCATAGAACTCCCGTGGCAGGATGGTCAGGAACTGCTCCAGCACCAGCAGCTCCATGATCTGCTCCTTGGTATGCAGCTCAGGCCTCAGCCACTGGCGACAGAGTTCCTGGAGTTCCCTGAGGGCTTCCTGAGGACCAGCTGCCTCCTGGTAGCGGAACTGCCGAAACCTCAGACGAAAAGTCTCAGGACTAGGGTCCTCCCTTCCCCTGGCCCATGGCAACTCTTTCTCCAGCTTTACCACAGGAACACCCATCTGTTGCTGGGGGTCTTCTGCCATCCCTGGACGCTCCTTTAGCATCTTCACACTCCTCCCAGAAGACTGAGGGTCTATTGAGAAGACCAGACAAACAATAATGGCAGCATAAGTGAGACAAGGAAAGGTCAGTCCATCACAGTTCTTTGTCTACATCAATGGATATTCTGCTGGGGAGCATAATTAGTTTCTGTGAAGCAGAACAAAAGACTAAACATATATCCTGAAAATCATGACAATtcaattcagtaagtatttgctaACCACCTAGTAtgtgaagaaaaatgtaaagagtTTACTTTATACCCACAAACATTGTAGGATCTCATTAGGGAGATAAcactaaaatcagaaaatataaaataggttATAATTAGATGAGTCATCAGGGCCTACTCTTCCAACACTGTAAGAATTAACACGTTCAACCAATATATGTGCCAGGCCTGCAGAAACTAGAAATATAATACAGAACAAGACAAACAAGGCACCTGCCCTTTGAAATTCATATACTAGTgcaacagacagaaaaaaaacaaatacaagcaaataagttaaaattaaatggaGATAACTTCTAGAAAGGAAATGTGTAGGATGGTCTGTTAATGGGGGATGAATAACTTAAAGAAGGCTCTTCTGAAGAGAGGACACTTAGGCTGAGACCCACCGATGAGTATGAGCCAGTCATTCAGAGATTTTTCCAGGCACCAGACTTGAGGTCAGAAATTACTCCACATGTCTGAGAATAAGGCAATGGGAGTGAAGCTTTGGCAAAGTTAAGTGAGGGACAGAGTCGCAGGAGAAGTGACAGAGGCAGGCAGAACCAGATTATCCAGGAAATGGGCCACACTAAGAATTATGGCTTAATCTTCTTATTTTAGCAGGGAGCTATACGTTTTTACATTGCCTGGCGTATGTCAACAGAGAATAggttagagagaaaaagaagggaagcaGCACTTAACAGTGGTCCAAGCAGGAGATGATCAAGATGGTGGCAAAGATGCAGAAAGAGTCGAGACATATTTTGGAGGTGAAGCCAAAAGACTTACTGGTGGCTTAGATGTGACCATGTGTCACATGTTGAAAACAACAGAGTGACATATGTCATTATAATTAACAAAAAGACTTTTAACTTGTGTAGGCTTTACCATTTAGAAAGCCtttgaacacacacatacaattatGTATAAGGAGTATTACTCCCCTTTTCAAAGACAACACTGAAGATGTAAGAGGTTACACGGCTGGCCAAAGTCTGCCTCCCAAAAGATACGGTACAGATGAGAAACACAGGAAGTCAAAATGAGAGAAAGGTTAACGTAGGTTCAACTACTCATGAAAAAggtttgggcgcctgggtggctcagtgggtggagcgtctgacttcagctcatgtcttgatccCATGgctcatgagctggagccccttTTCGggcgctgctgtcagcacagagcctgcttgggatcctctgtccccttctctctgcccctcccccacttaagctctctctcaaaaatgaataaaaatttaaaagaagaaaaagaag
This window encodes:
- the ZSCAN25 gene encoding zinc finger and SCAN domain-containing protein 25: MLKERPGMAEDPQQQMGVPVVKLEKELPWARGREDPSPETFRLRFRQFRYQEAAGPQEALRELQELCRQWLRPELHTKEQIMELLVLEQFLTILPREFYAWIREHGLESGKALVAMVEDFTERTLEAKAVPCLVQGEREETALCRGPWEPGVHLGPVEVKPEWGMPHGEGVQGLDQGTEEQLSQDPGAGTQAFQEQALPVLQAGSGLPPVNTRDQEMAAGFLSAGPQGLGPFKDMTLAFPEEEWRHVTPAQIDCFGEYVEPQDCGVSPPGIGSKEKESKTQQADLKGSLARVTAERFGEATLQSPELGRTCEQEPSSSVGNMPGPPPPQHGVIPLPDDLKTHSSFWKPFQCPECGKGFSRSSNLVRHQRTHEEEKSYGCVECGKGFTLREYLMKHQRTHLGKRPYVCSECWKTFSQRHHLEVHQRSHTGEKPYKCGDCWKSFSRRQHLQVHRRTHTGEKPYTCECGKSFSRNANLAVHRRAHTGEKPYGCQVCGKRFSKGERLVRHQRIHTGEKPYHCPACGRSFNQRSILNRHQKTQHRQETLAQ